Proteins co-encoded in one Brassica oleracea var. oleracea cultivar TO1000 chromosome C4, BOL, whole genome shotgun sequence genomic window:
- the LOC106338160 gene encoding tropinone reductase homolog At2g30670-like — MDKRWSLQGMTALVTGGASGIGHAIVEELASFGATLHVCDISETLLDESLSEWEQKGFQVSGSICDVSSRPERETLMQTISKMFDGKLNILGNNVGVVRVKPTTEYVAEDFSFHISTNLESAYHLSQLSHPLLKASEFGSIVMNSSVGGVVSMECGSLYRAMNQLARNLACEWATDGIRTNSVAPNFILTDMSEPVLEDACYKKSLFHRTPLGRAGEPKEVASLVAFLCLPAASYITGQTICVDGGLTVNGFSYQPKA; from the exons ATGGATAAAAGATGGAGTCTTCAAGGCATGACTGCTCTTGTAACTGGTGGAGCTAGCGGAATCGG GCATGCCATAGTAGAAGAGTTAGCTAGTTTTGGAGCTACACTCCATGTATGCGACATATCTGAAACACTGCTCGATGAAAGTTTAAGCGAATGGGAACAGAAAGGGTTTCAAGTGAGTGGCTCAATATGTGATGTATCCTCACGTCCCGAGAGAGAAACACTGATGCAAACTATCTCAAAGATGTTCGATGGCAAGCTGAACATTCTT GGGAATAATGTTGGCGTAGTTCGCGTTAAGCCAACAACAGAGTACGTGGCAGAAGATTTCTCGTTCCATATTTCAACAAACTTGGAATCTGCTTATCATCTTAGCCAGCTTTCACATCCTCTTTTAAAGGCTTCTGAATTTGGAAGCATTGTTATGAATTCTTCTGTTGGAGGGGTTGTATCAATGGAATGTGGATCCCTCTATA GAGCTATGAATCAACTAGCAAGAAATTTGGCGTGTGAGTGGGCAACTGATGGCATAAGAACCAACTCTGTTGCTCCTAATTTTATCCTTACTGATATGAGTGAACCT GTTCTCGAAGACGCTTGTTACAAGAAGAGCTTGTTTCATAGAACTCCACTAGGTCGCGCTGGAGAGCCAAAAGAGGTTGCATCACTTGTGGCTTTTCTGTGTCTACCTGCAGCTTCATATATTACTGGTCAGACCATTTGTGTTGATGGAGGTCTCACTGTCAATGGTTTCTCCTATCAGCCTAAGGCTTGA
- the LOC106338159 gene encoding uncharacterized protein LOC106338159 produces MACIIPFQQQPLLPVSPSAAPSVLWDVGLDLLKYQEFYNTQRDGNLVSTDSDFWNGLMEESSNCGAQYFVVRNEVRQDQGQPPVETTVGVNARTVEEGHLNTAVVNDEGSSSTGSTHVVCSQTESRIPMQGNEVEGGMVTLSLGPTQTEKTKVITEATNPSKTPALSLTLAGGNVEGGTQKKPNHINLAETSIRRERDRGAGGMDDCGDAYRAQLEVGMMFRNRDSFKQHIAMFAIDKKFCFRSVKSDPSMMILRCINSSCPWRVYALRLKDSEVFEVRKLVSAHTCSIADRGGYQSQATSAVIGELLKIKFTGNGIGPKPREIRMMMRGDHDVSVSYWKAWKSRDLGVDNSHGMSTASYVKLPAHLNSLVLANPGSVSNLHTEPTEGGGQQFKYMFLAFGASIEGYGAMRKVVVVDETHLKGKYAGCLLTASTQDGNYQIFPLAFAIVDSENDMSWEWFFQNLSAFVPNDPGLTIVSDRHPSIYKGLSTVYPSAGHCVCVVHLKRNIRTNFRGRRLGYLVAKAARAYRLHDFYATFNEIKVMDPSCAAYLVEIGFQHWARSHYPGNRYDVMTSNLAESWNSVLCEAREFPIVQLIAFIRGKLPTWFATRRDAANKCEGVLTPRIEGILTNNFEMTGGYEVIQIGENEYEVRNKTGRSFHVNLGSRSCSCFEFQMLAIPCSHAIAAALKAKVSVNDLVIEQYKVEFLKRAYQGTILPETATSGGIPMPAIVSDLHLAPPATRRPPGRPKKLRYFSRGEKRMKCVRRRVTCSRCKGIGHNKATCKNPI; encoded by the exons ATGGC GTGCATTATTCCTTTCCAGCAACAACCCCTTCTACCAGTAAGCCCCTCCGCCGCACCATCTGTCCTTTGGGATGTCGGACTGGATTTGTTGAAGTACCAAGAGTTCTACAACACACAAAGGGATGGGAATCTAGTGTCTACTGACTCCGACTTTTGGAACGGTTTGATGGAAGAATCGTCCAACTGCGGTGCACAATACTTCGTTGTCCGCAACGAAGTTAGACAGGATCAGGGCCAGCCACCAGTGGAGACAACTGTGGGAGTTAACGCTCGAACTGTGGAGGAAGGGCATTTGAATACAGCTGTTGTGAATGATGAAGGATCATCTTCAACGGGCTCAACCCATGTTGTCTGCTCTCAGACAGAGTCAAGGATTCCAATGCAAGGAAACGAAGTTGAAG GTGGTATGGTTACTCTTAGTCTCGGACCAACTCAGACTGAAAAAACCAAGGTTATAACTGAAGCTACCAACCCATCTAAGACCCCTGCTCTAAGTCTGACCCTAGCTGGCGGCAATGTTGAAGGGGGAACTCAGAAGAAACCAAATCATATCAATCTTGCGGAGACATCAATCCGAAGGGAGCGAGACAGAGG CGCAGGTGGAATGGATGATTGTGGAGATGCTTATAGAGCTCAACTAGAGGTTGGGATGATGTTCCGAAACCGGGATTCATTCAAGCAGCATATAGCAATGTTTGCAATCGACAAGAAGTTTTGCTTCCGGAGCGTGAAGTCAGATCCCAGCATGATGATCTTGCGCTGCATCAACTCATCTTGCCCATGGCGTGTGTATGCACTCAGGTTAAAGGATTCAGAAGTGTTTGAGGTAAGGAAACTTGTAAGTGCCCACACATGTTCTATTGCCGACCGTGGTGGGTACCAGAGCCAGGCGACTTCGGCTGTCATTGGAGAGCTGTTGAAAATAAAATTTACTGGTAACGGGATCGGACCAAAACCAAGGGAAATTCGAATGATGATGCGGGGTGACCATGACGTCTCAGTTTCATACTGGAAAGCGTGGAAGTCCAGGGATTTGGGTGTTGATAATAGCCATGGAATGTCCACTGCTTCTTATGTGAAGCTCCCGGCGCATCTGAATAGCCTTGTCTTAGCAAATCCAGGATCTGTGTCCAACTTGCACACGGAGCCAACCGAGGGAGGGGGGCAGCAATTCAAATACATGTTCCTCGCTTTTGGAGCTTCTATTGAAGGATATGGAGCTATGAGGAAGGTGGTGGTTGTTGATGAGACACATTTAAAAGGAAAATATGCAGGTTGTTTGCTCACAGCTTCGACACAAGATGGGAACTACCAAATATTTCCCTTGGCATTCGCGATTGTTGATAGTGAGAATGACATGTCCTGGGAGTGGTTTTTCCAAAACCTATCAGCATTTGTGCCCAACGACCCTGGATTGACCATTGTTTCCGACAGACATCCCTCTATCTACAAAGGGCTTAGCACG GTGTATCCTAGCGCGGGGCACTGTGTTTGTGTTGTTCATCTCAAGAGAAACATCAGGACAAACTTCCGTGGGAGACGTTTAGGGTATCTAGTTGCAAAAGCAGCAAGGGCATATAGGTTGCATGATTTCTACGCGACATTCAATGAGATTAAAGTGATGGATCCTTCGTGTGCAGCATACCTAGTGGAGATTGGGTTTCAGCACTGGGCGCGATCCCATTATCCTGGAAACCGATACGACGTAATGACGAGTAACCTAGCTGAATCATGGAATTCAGTTTTGTGCGAAGCCAGGGAGTTTCCCATTGTCCAATTGATTGCCTTCATTCGTGGGAAGCTACCGACATGGTTCGCAACTAGGCGGGACGCAGCAAACAAGTGCGAAGGTGTTCTTACTCCTCGCATTGAAGGTATACTGACAAACAACTTTGAGATGACTGGTGGGTATGAGGTCATCCAAATAGGTGAGAATGAGTATGAGGTCCGCAACAAGACTGGCAGGAGCTTCCATGTAAACCTCGGATCCCGTAGTTGCAGCTGTTTTGAGTTTCAGATGCTAGCTATACCATGCTCCCACGCTATAGCAGCTGCGCTCAAAGCTAAGGTTAGTGTCAACGATCTTGTAATAGAACAATACAAGGTGGAGTTCCTCAAGCGTGCCTATCAAGGAACTATACTTCCCGAGACAGCTACATCTGGTGGGATACCAATGCCGGCGATAGTATCTGACCTCCACTTGGCTCCACCGGCAACACGGCGCCCACCGGGAAGGCCTAAGAAGTTGAGATACTTTTCTAGAGGAGAAAAACGT ATGAAATGCGTTCGCCGGAGGGTTACTTGCAGCAGGTGCAAGGGCATTGGCCACAACAAAGCCACTTGCAAGAACCCAATATAA
- the LOC106338158 gene encoding uncharacterized protein At4g04775-like produces the protein MAMELGPGITRRCPCGAFTVVLTSKTKENPGRRFYKCGVVFGENHIFKWADDAHLEEIEAMAAKQSVMEQDLIKIKEQLLEMKKDITEIVEVVAALSTKIRK, from the coding sequence ATGGCTATGGAACTAGGTCCTGGCATAACTAGGCGGTGTCCGTGTGGAGCATTCACGGTTGTACTAACATCGAAAACCAAAGAAAACCCAGGTCGCAGATTCTACAAATGTGGGGTAGTTTTCGGCGAAAATCATATTTTCAAGTGGGCTGATGATGCCCATCTTGAGGAGATAGAAGCGATGGCTGCCAAACAGTCCGTAATGGAGCAAGATCTGATTAAAATCAAGGAACAACTTTTGGAAATGAAGAAAGACATTACGGAGATTGTTGAAGTGGTGGCGGCTTTATCTACCAAGATTCGAAAGTAG